A genomic segment from Idiomarina piscisalsi encodes:
- the aroB gene encoding 3-dehydroquinate synthase, with protein sequence MAEVQVSLGERSYTIHIGNEQLANFRTNNANRLNKQLFIITNPTVSQYYLKPLLSVLTDHQVDFFEMRDGEQFKNLDSYAEIMDRLISKGYNRDCGIIALGGGVVGDLAGFVAATFQRGVDFYQIPTTLLSQVDSSVGGKTAVNHPHGKNLIGAFYQPKSVVIDIDCLQTLTERDFRSGLAEIVKYGIIYDTDFFHWLEHHAAELKQQDPDALTYAIKRSCEIKADVVAKDEREKGLRALLNLGHTFGHAIEAATTYGEWTHGEAVSAGIIIASKLSEVTQRLSASDFRRIKELLTAFELPTKAPEMPWESWLEYMQRDKKVKDGQLHFVLPTAIGQADVVKDIEHTTVAAVITECC encoded by the coding sequence ATGGCCGAGGTTCAAGTCTCATTAGGCGAACGCAGCTACACTATCCATATTGGCAACGAACAACTTGCCAACTTCCGCACGAACAACGCCAATAGACTCAATAAGCAGCTGTTCATTATCACCAACCCAACGGTGAGCCAGTATTATCTGAAGCCATTACTGAGTGTGCTGACCGACCACCAGGTCGACTTTTTTGAAATGCGCGACGGCGAGCAGTTTAAGAACCTCGACAGTTACGCTGAAATAATGGACCGGTTAATCAGTAAAGGCTACAACCGCGATTGCGGGATTATTGCCTTAGGCGGCGGTGTGGTTGGTGACTTAGCAGGATTTGTCGCCGCAACGTTCCAACGCGGCGTCGACTTTTACCAAATACCGACAACACTGCTGTCACAAGTGGACTCATCAGTCGGTGGGAAAACCGCCGTCAACCATCCTCATGGTAAGAATCTTATTGGTGCGTTTTACCAACCTAAGTCGGTTGTCATCGACATAGACTGCCTGCAAACGCTAACCGAACGAGACTTTCGCAGTGGTCTGGCAGAAATTGTTAAGTACGGCATCATTTATGACACCGACTTTTTCCACTGGCTGGAGCACCACGCGGCGGAATTAAAACAACAAGATCCTGACGCCTTAACCTATGCCATAAAGCGCAGCTGCGAAATTAAAGCCGACGTCGTGGCTAAAGATGAACGCGAAAAAGGCTTACGGGCGCTGCTGAACCTCGGTCACACTTTTGGCCACGCTATTGAGGCCGCCACAACCTATGGCGAGTGGACGCATGGCGAAGCTGTTTCTGCTGGCATCATAATTGCATCGAAACTATCAGAAGTGACTCAGCGGCTATCGGCGTCAGATTTTCGACGAATTAAAGAGCTGCTGACAGCGTTTGAACTGCCAACTAAAGCGCCAGAGATGCCTTGGGAATCTTGGTTGGAGTACATGCAGCGAGACAAAAAGGTCAAAGACGGCCAACTGCATTTTGTATTGCCGACCGCCATTGGTCAGGCAGACGTTGTCAAAGATATAGAGCATACTACCGTTGCTGCTGTGATCACTGAATGTTGCTAA